One window of Tenacibaculum maritimum NCIMB 2154 genomic DNA carries:
- a CDS encoding PEGA domain-containing protein has product MKIIFKIAVLSSVLFLTSCATIMSGSRQKVSIASDPTSAKIYINGIDIGNTPVQKNLKRNQEYNLVLKMNGYDTYETKLERKFNAWYIGNIAFGGLIGVIIDPITGAVHKLEPEEINGSPKRGTAYITKNGKLFIKISMDIDSNSKRIGQLKKAE; this is encoded by the coding sequence ATGAAAATTATTTTTAAAATTGCTGTGCTTTCATCTGTGCTATTTTTAACAAGTTGCGCTACGATTATGTCTGGTTCACGACAAAAAGTGAGTATTGCTTCAGACCCTACTTCTGCAAAAATTTACATCAACGGAATAGATATTGGAAATACACCTGTTCAAAAGAATCTAAAAAGAAATCAAGAATACAATTTGGTGCTCAAAATGAACGGATATGATACTTATGAAACTAAATTGGAGAGAAAATTCAACGCGTGGTATATTGGAAACATCGCTTTTGGTGGACTAATAGGAGTTATAATTGACCCAATAACTGGCGCGGTGCATAAGTTAGAGCCCGAAGAAATAAATGGGAGTCCAAAAAGAGGAACAGCCTACATTACGAAAAATGGTAAACTATTCATAAAAATAAGTATGGATATTGACTCGAACTCTAAAAGAATTGGACAGTTAAAAAAAGCGGAATAA
- a CDS encoding TolC family protein, protein MKLLLYVLCLCTSWNIFSQNESNLPLSLEEYIGYLKKYHPIVKQAKLITSFNEAKLLKARGAFDPKIEVDYARKKFKNTNYYKKLNANFKIPTWYGIELKANYENNSGQFLNPELNTPTDGLYNLGVSIPLAKNLLINKRMATLRQAKLYIQQSALTQQLLLNEVIFEAISSYLNWLQYYQRHLVYQDYYTNAKNRLHNVIKNFKSGDKPAIDTLEANINLKNRELDLEKARIKYVKSTLELANHLWISNNTPVELAPNITPDTSTFLKIDALLKTPANLASFNDLKNHPKLALLNLKRKNLYINKQLKINNLLPEINFQHNFLSAKANANAFNVSNYKNSLQISIPLFLRKSRGDLKIANLKLQDLDFEISSTKVALQNKINAVKEAMHSFAKQDVILNDLVNNYRTIVSAEERKFSLGESSIFLINYREVKLIESRLKKIKNQYEYANAKNKLIKALGALNYL, encoded by the coding sequence ATGAAACTATTATTATATGTATTGTGCTTATGCACTAGCTGGAATATTTTTTCTCAAAATGAATCCAACCTCCCTCTTTCTTTAGAGGAGTATATTGGTTATTTGAAAAAATATCACCCTATTGTAAAACAGGCAAAACTAATTACAAGCTTCAATGAGGCTAAGCTATTAAAGGCTAGAGGTGCTTTTGATCCGAAAATTGAAGTTGATTATGCTCGAAAAAAGTTTAAAAATACTAATTATTATAAAAAGCTAAACGCTAATTTTAAAATTCCTACTTGGTATGGGATTGAGTTAAAGGCTAATTATGAAAATAATTCAGGGCAATTTTTAAACCCCGAACTTAATACCCCCACAGACGGACTGTATAATCTAGGTGTTTCGATTCCTTTGGCTAAAAATTTATTGATTAATAAACGGATGGCTACACTACGCCAGGCTAAATTGTATATACAACAAAGTGCATTAACACAACAACTACTTCTTAACGAAGTTATCTTTGAAGCAATTTCTTCATACTTAAATTGGCTACAATATTACCAAAGACATCTCGTGTATCAAGATTATTATACAAATGCTAAAAATAGGTTGCATAATGTCATAAAAAATTTTAAATCTGGTGATAAACCTGCTATAGATACTTTAGAAGCTAACATCAATTTAAAAAACAGGGAACTAGATTTAGAAAAAGCTCGTATAAAGTATGTTAAATCAACATTAGAGCTTGCTAATCATTTATGGATAAGTAATAATACTCCTGTGGAGCTCGCTCCAAATATTACCCCTGATACCAGCACTTTTTTAAAAATTGATGCATTACTAAAAACACCTGCTAACCTAGCATCTTTTAACGATTTAAAAAATCATCCCAAATTGGCGTTACTCAATCTAAAAAGAAAAAATCTGTATATCAATAAACAACTAAAAATAAACAACCTACTCCCTGAAATTAACTTTCAACATAATTTTTTAAGTGCTAAAGCTAATGCCAATGCTTTTAATGTTTCTAATTATAAAAATTCATTACAAATTAGCATACCACTATTTTTAAGAAAATCTAGAGGTGATTTAAAAATTGCTAACTTAAAACTACAAGATTTAGATTTCGAAATCTCTTCTACTAAAGTCGCTTTACAAAATAAAATCAACGCTGTTAAAGAGGCAATGCATTCTTTTGCTAAGCAAGATGTTATTTTAAATGATTTGGTAAATAATTATCGTACAATAGTAAGTGCCGAAGAACGTAAGTTTTCACTAGGTGAAAGCTCTATTTTCTTAATTAATTATAGAGAAGTAAAGCTGATAGAAAGTAGGTTAAAAAAAATAAAAAACCAATATGAATATGCCAATGCTAAGAATAAACTCATTAAAGCACTAGGGGCTTTAAACTATTTATAA
- a CDS encoding HlyD family secretion protein: protein MLNISNNTISDQLDLKTLKSGKVIFTKEYRSSFKKFLLFFLCIIIITLFCPWTQNVSSKGRVTTLKPNQRPQTLQSQIPGRIEQWFVQEGDLVKKGDTILRISEVKSNYFDTRLAERTAHQLNSKSLSSKSYNHKIASLQTQIIAIKKERALKLEQSKNKLQEAHLKAKSDSINLEALTAKHLIAEKQYHRTLTLQEEGLKAVKDVEEKNAKLQELSAKLIAQRNKFLAAKNNILNAELAILNVAAAYTNKQSKAESDLYSAQSNAYETAVQVSKLETNLANYSKRNSLLYITAPQDGYINKAIKSGIGETFKAGEQLVNIMPANYDLAVEMYIEPIDLPLIHLDEEVRVQFDGWPAIVFSGWPNVSYGTYGAKVVAIENFISTNGKYRVLIVPDNSKQPWPKAIRVGSGAKTIALLENVPIWYELWRQINSFPPNFYQPKEEKKKTT from the coding sequence ATGTTAAATATTTCTAACAATACTATTTCTGATCAACTTGATTTGAAAACTTTAAAGTCAGGGAAAGTAATTTTCACCAAAGAATACCGTAGTTCTTTTAAAAAATTTCTTTTATTTTTTCTGTGTATCATTATCATCACTTTGTTTTGTCCTTGGACCCAAAATGTGTCTAGTAAAGGGCGGGTTACTACACTAAAGCCTAATCAACGCCCACAAACCTTGCAATCTCAAATTCCAGGTAGAATTGAACAATGGTTTGTTCAAGAAGGTGATCTTGTTAAAAAAGGAGATACCATTCTTCGAATTTCAGAAGTAAAAAGCAATTATTTTGATACTCGATTGGCTGAAAGAACGGCTCATCAGTTAAACTCTAAAAGTCTTTCTTCTAAGTCATACAATCATAAGATTGCTTCTTTGCAAACTCAAATCATAGCAATTAAAAAAGAGCGTGCGTTAAAATTAGAACAGTCAAAAAATAAGCTACAAGAAGCGCATTTAAAAGCTAAAAGCGACAGCATTAACCTAGAGGCTTTAACAGCAAAACATTTGATTGCTGAAAAACAATACCATAGAACCTTAACCTTACAAGAAGAAGGGCTAAAAGCTGTAAAAGATGTGGAAGAAAAAAATGCTAAACTTCAAGAATTATCTGCCAAATTAATTGCTCAAAGAAATAAGTTTTTAGCTGCTAAAAATAATATCCTTAATGCTGAACTAGCTATTTTAAATGTGGCAGCTGCTTACACCAATAAGCAATCTAAAGCTGAAAGCGATTTATATTCTGCCCAATCCAATGCCTATGAAACTGCTGTACAGGTATCAAAATTAGAAACGAACTTGGCAAATTATAGTAAGCGAAATTCATTATTATACATTACAGCTCCTCAAGATGGTTATATCAATAAAGCTATTAAGTCTGGTATCGGTGAAACTTTTAAAGCAGGAGAGCAATTGGTTAATATCATGCCTGCTAATTACGATTTGGCGGTAGAAATGTATATTGAACCTATTGACTTACCTCTTATTCATCTTGATGAAGAGGTACGTGTTCAATTTGATGGATGGCCTGCTATTGTTTTTAGCGGATGGCCTAATGTGTCTTACGGAACTTATGGAGCTAAAGTAGTTGCTATCGAAAACTTTATCAGTACTAATGGGAAGTACCGCGTTTTAATTGTTCCTGATAATAGCAAGCAACCTTGGCCTAAAGCTATTAGAGTTGGCTCTGGCGCTAAAACCATTGCTTTATTAGAAAACGTACCTATTTGGTATGAACTATGGAGGCAAATTAATAGCTTTCCTCCTAATTTTTATCAACCTAAAGAGGAAAAGAAAAAAACAACATAA
- a CDS encoding peptidase domain-containing ABC transporter has translation MTKNNPLTPWQRFLGLLTLEKKDTLQIAYYAIFEGLVALSLPLGIQAIINLLQGAQISASWIVLVTLVTGGVAFSGVLKLMQIRIIETIQQRIFTRASIELSYRFPKIKMSELRNYYPPELANRFFDTLIIQKGISKILIDVPSAFLQIIFALLLLSFYHPFFILFGFLLLALIYVVFKYTAERGLKTSLKESKNKYKVAHWLQEIARTIISFKLSGKTKLALEKSDFLVDDYLKSRENHFKILIIQYIQMISFKVIITAGLLLMGGFLVLNQQMNIGQFVAAEIIILLVITSVEKLILGLESFYDVLTSIEKLGQVIDKPIENQGGSKINNTKPLEIEIQDVSYGVREQENLIVKNVSLKIHPKDRILIQGESGSGKSSLLQLIAGIIEPTSGSIFINDLSLKGINKNDYRSNLGLSLSNESPFEGTIRENVTFGSPTINDEDIHAVFSKIGLTEFLKQQPQGLDTDLKPEGKLIGYTISKKLILARAIINKPKLLILEDPLDHLEAEEVKSIIDYITAPTQPWSLMIVSYNNAWKEKCNKKITFKNGAIIHSKSK, from the coding sequence ATGACAAAAAATAACCCATTAACTCCTTGGCAACGATTTTTAGGACTCTTAACCCTAGAAAAAAAGGATACGCTACAAATAGCATACTATGCTATTTTTGAAGGGCTCGTTGCTTTATCTCTTCCTTTAGGAATTCAAGCAATCATTAACCTATTACAAGGTGCGCAAATTTCGGCTTCGTGGATTGTTTTAGTTACTTTGGTTACGGGAGGAGTTGCTTTTAGTGGCGTATTAAAACTGATGCAAATTAGGATTATAGAAACCATACAGCAACGAATTTTTACGAGAGCTTCTATAGAACTTAGCTATCGTTTTCCTAAAATAAAAATGAGCGAACTAAGAAATTACTATCCGCCTGAATTGGCTAACAGGTTTTTTGACACTCTTATTATTCAAAAAGGAATTTCAAAAATTTTAATAGATGTTCCTTCTGCCTTTCTGCAAATTATTTTTGCATTACTGTTATTATCATTTTACCATCCATTTTTTATTTTATTTGGTTTTTTACTTTTGGCCTTAATTTACGTTGTTTTTAAATATACCGCTGAGAGAGGATTAAAAACGAGCTTAAAAGAATCTAAAAATAAATACAAAGTAGCTCACTGGTTACAAGAAATAGCTAGAACCATTATTAGCTTTAAATTATCTGGAAAAACAAAACTTGCTTTAGAAAAAAGCGATTTCTTAGTAGATGATTATTTAAAATCGAGAGAAAATCATTTTAAAATTTTAATCATCCAATACATTCAAATGATTAGTTTCAAAGTAATTATTACTGCTGGATTATTGTTAATGGGAGGTTTCTTAGTTTTAAACCAACAAATGAATATTGGTCAGTTTGTTGCCGCAGAAATCATTATCCTATTGGTGATTACTTCTGTTGAAAAACTAATTCTTGGCCTAGAATCTTTTTATGATGTGCTAACCTCTATTGAAAAGTTAGGGCAGGTAATTGACAAACCGATTGAAAATCAAGGCGGAAGTAAAATTAACAATACCAAGCCTTTAGAAATTGAAATCCAAGATGTTTCTTATGGAGTTCGTGAGCAAGAAAATCTTATTGTTAAAAATGTTTCTTTAAAAATACACCCCAAAGATCGAATTTTAATTCAAGGAGAAAGTGGTTCTGGAAAATCGAGCCTACTACAGTTAATTGCAGGAATTATTGAACCTACCTCTGGAAGTATTTTTATAAATGACTTATCTCTGAAAGGGATTAATAAAAATGATTATCGCTCTAACTTAGGGCTCTCATTGTCAAATGAATCTCCGTTTGAAGGTACTATTAGAGAAAATGTTACTTTTGGATCGCCAACCATTAACGATGAAGATATCCATGCTGTTTTTAGTAAAATAGGACTCACAGAGTTTTTAAAACAACAACCTCAAGGATTGGATACTGATTTGAAGCCTGAAGGAAAACTTATTGGTTATACCATTTCTAAAAAATTAATTTTAGCAAGAGCTATTATTAATAAACCTAAGCTATTGATTTTAGAAGATCCTTTAGACCACTTAGAAGCTGAGGAAGTAAAAAGTATTATTGATTATATTACAGCTCCTACACAACCTTGGAGCTTAATGATTGTTAGTTATAATAATGCTTGGAAAGAAAAATGTAATAAGAAAATTACGTTTAAAAACGGGGCTATAATTCACTCTAAATCAAAATAA
- a CDS encoding TetR/AcrR family transcriptional regulator — protein MENFLSNIKIEIPSGIYIKDPETSDLGKRIIQHSIELIKEIGFENFNFKKLGKCIGSNESSIYRYFESKHKLLIYLTSWYWGWIQYQLVIETYSIHNPKEKLIKAIEVVTRTTEQDGNFSHINEVSLTSIIINENSKSYSTKEVDIENKEGFFKLYKGVVKRLSAIISNYNSLYQHPFTLASTIIEGALHQQFIKQHFKSLTNCNDNITPTIFFTDLALNTLLNDKK, from the coding sequence ATGGAAAACTTTCTTTCAAATATTAAGATTGAAATCCCTTCTGGGATTTATATCAAAGATCCTGAAACTTCTGATTTAGGAAAGCGAATTATCCAACACAGTATTGAACTTATTAAAGAAATTGGTTTTGAAAACTTTAATTTCAAGAAATTAGGAAAATGCATCGGTTCTAATGAAAGTTCTATTTATAGGTATTTTGAAAGCAAACATAAATTATTAATATATTTAACCTCTTGGTATTGGGGTTGGATTCAATACCAATTAGTTATAGAAACTTATAGCATTCATAACCCAAAAGAAAAATTAATAAAAGCTATTGAAGTAGTTACGCGAACTACTGAGCAAGATGGTAATTTTTCTCATATTAATGAAGTGTCTTTAACTTCAATTATCATTAATGAAAATTCTAAATCATATTCTACCAAAGAGGTAGATATTGAAAATAAGGAGGGCTTTTTTAAATTATATAAAGGAGTTGTAAAACGCTTATCTGCTATAATTTCTAATTATAATAGTTTATACCAACATCCTTTTACATTAGCAAGTACGATTATTGAAGGTGCTTTACATCAACAATTTATAAAACAACATTTTAAGTCATTAACCAACTGTAATGATAACATTACCCCTACGATCTTTTTTACTGATTTAGCTCTAAACACTCTTTTAAATGACAAAAAATAA
- a CDS encoding YceI family protein: MKKIILCVLTLSTAFQFSSCKKEEKKKVEKVAPVVKKEPSFSLQDAKSSIYWTAYKTTKKVPVRGKFTSVDITAGGVGKSIKEAVNNAEFAVPVSSLFTKNDARDFKIQKFFFSMMKNTKLLSGKLVLEDHTKGYADITMNGVTHKMPFTYVINGKQFKMEGVLDLKDWKAGAALASLNDACKDLHQGEDGVSKTWSDVAINISTLF, encoded by the coding sequence ATGAAGAAAATAATTTTATGTGTACTTACGCTTAGCACTGCTTTTCAATTTTCATCTTGTAAAAAAGAAGAGAAAAAAAAGGTAGAAAAGGTGGCTCCTGTTGTAAAAAAAGAACCTTCTTTTTCTTTACAAGATGCTAAAAGCAGTATTTACTGGACAGCTTATAAAACTACTAAAAAGGTACCTGTAAGAGGTAAATTTACCAGTGTAGATATTACTGCTGGAGGAGTAGGAAAATCAATAAAAGAAGCCGTTAATAATGCCGAATTTGCTGTACCTGTTAGCAGTCTTTTTACAAAAAATGATGCTAGAGATTTTAAAATTCAAAAGTTTTTCTTTTCAATGATGAAAAACACTAAACTACTTTCTGGTAAATTAGTGTTAGAAGATCATACAAAGGGATATGCTGATATTACTATGAATGGCGTGACCCATAAAATGCCTTTTACGTATGTTATAAATGGTAAACAATTCAAAATGGAAGGCGTATTAGATTTAAAAGATTGGAAAGCAGGGGCTGCTTTAGCATCTTTAAACGACGCTTGTAAAGATTTACACCAAGGTGAAGATGGCGTTTCTAAAACATGGAGCGATGTAGCAATTAATATTAGCACGCTTTTCTAA
- a CDS encoding acyl-CoA-binding protein, producing MHDDLNKQFREAYQKASNTKQKLPQDIMLKLYAYYKQAVQGDHFPFTPDFNIRNAFKFNAWAQLKGIPSDEAKQEYINLVNSIIK from the coding sequence ATGCATGATGATTTAAATAAACAATTTCGAGAAGCTTATCAAAAAGCTTCTAATACAAAGCAGAAGCTTCCTCAAGATATTATGCTAAAACTCTATGCATACTATAAACAAGCCGTTCAAGGAGATCATTTTCCTTTTACCCCTGATTTTAATATACGTAACGCTTTTAAGTTTAACGCATGGGCTCAATTAAAAGGAATTCCTTCTGACGAAGCTAAACAAGAATATATAAACCTAGTTAATTCAATAATAAAATAG
- a CDS encoding phosphatidylserine decarboxylase, with translation MFHKEGFKSIAFVAIITVICIIAIDKFILTRGYRIITQLLFLIPLLATLFFFRNSKKKIYTNNENAIAPINGTISSITKNKTLHKLQITITPSLFTTRTIHAPIAGKITYVSNGIHINNSPFNAIILVFPSGKNKEKTMDTSALKAEVLQGEPIHFLPFSSKVQLLVPLNSNLIVNLGDQVKSGQHIFSTL, from the coding sequence ATGTTTCATAAAGAAGGTTTTAAATCAATAGCTTTTGTAGCTATTATAACAGTTATCTGCATCATTGCTATTGACAAGTTTATTTTGACTAGAGGTTATAGAATAATTACACAACTTCTATTTTTAATTCCTTTATTGGCTACTTTATTTTTTTTTAGAAACTCAAAAAAGAAAATCTATACAAACAATGAAAATGCTATTGCTCCTATAAATGGAACAATAAGTAGCATTACAAAAAATAAAACTCTTCATAAATTACAAATTACTATAACCCCCTCCTTATTTACTACAAGAACCATACATGCCCCTATAGCAGGAAAGATAACATATGTTTCTAACGGCATTCATATTAACAATTCCCCCTTCAATGCTATCATACTTGTATTTCCTTCTGGTAAGAATAAAGAAAAAACGATGGATACATCAGCTCTAAAAGCAGAAGTTTTACAAGGGGAACCCATTCATTTTTTGCCCTTTAGCTCAAAAGTACAACTATTAGTACCTTTAAATTCGAATTTAATTGTAAATTTGGGCGATCAAGTAAAAAGTGGGCAACACATTTTTTCCACATTATAA
- a CDS encoding phosphatidate cytidylyltransferase: MSNLLTRAISGFIYVSLFLSAIFFSEKSYIILTAIFASISLWEFAKMIRFKNIIPYLLLPCIIYLFIAYASANNLFLVAVITLLCSFRLVYHLYSENITYPNTFFDKMDLCIRYVILPFSFLIVLPFVNNIYHPSIVVAILVLIWINDSFAYLVGKNFGKRKLFERISPKKTIEGFIGGVIFSLIAAFVISQYLPHFNTLSWIIIAAIVAIFGTLGDLVESKFKRQANVKDSGNIMPGHGGMLDRLDSLFFAAPFVYLYIHYFLQ, from the coding sequence ATGAGCAACTTGCTAACAAGAGCAATTTCTGGATTTATTTATGTTTCCTTATTTTTATCCGCTATCTTTTTTTCTGAAAAAAGCTATATCATTCTAACAGCTATTTTCGCTAGCATTTCTTTATGGGAGTTTGCTAAAATGATTCGCTTTAAAAATATCATTCCATACCTACTCCTCCCCTGTATCATATACTTATTTATAGCTTACGCTTCTGCTAATAACTTATTCTTGGTAGCAGTTATCACATTACTCTGCTCCTTTAGATTGGTTTATCATCTATATTCTGAAAATATAACTTATCCAAATACTTTTTTTGATAAAATGGACTTATGTATTCGCTATGTAATACTCCCTTTTTCCTTTTTGATTGTATTGCCATTTGTTAATAATATATATCACCCTAGTATTGTTGTTGCTATTTTAGTTTTAATATGGATCAATGATAGTTTTGCTTATTTAGTAGGGAAAAACTTTGGAAAACGTAAGTTATTTGAACGAATTTCTCCTAAAAAGACAATCGAAGGCTTTATAGGCGGTGTTATTTTTTCATTGATTGCTGCTTTTGTCATCAGCCAATATCTCCCCCATTTTAATACCTTATCTTGGATTATTATTGCTGCTATTGTTGCTATTTTTGGAACTCTTGGTGATCTGGTAGAATCTAAATTTAAACGTCAGGCAAATGTAAAAGACAGTGGAAATATCATGCCTGGACACGGAGGAATGTTGGATCGCTTAGACAGCTTGTTTTTTGCAGCTCCTTTTGTTTACCTATATATTCATTATTTTCTACAATAA
- the ftsH gene encoding ATP-dependent zinc metalloprotease FtsH — translation MSDSKKNKTNTPKFKFNFYWVYGAIFVLLLAFQFLNSGDLASKNISRNRFSEILKENDISKIVIENKNIAQIFLKDEALKKEDYKKLVNSAFYRKGAPLFSYDFGDLQNFENQISEAKAKYNLDFDETNIERTSFMDTVIGFLPFIVLIAIWLFFMRRMSGGAAGSGGGGQIFNIGKSKAKLFDKDTKVKTTFENVAGLEGAKEEVQEIVDFLKNPEKYTSLGGKIPKGALLVGPPGTGKTLLAKAVAGEADVPFFSLSGSDFVEMFVGVGASRVRDLFKQAQQKSPSIIFIDEIDAIGRARGKNSMTGGNDERENTLNQLLTEMDGFGTDTNVIVLAATNRADVLDSALMRAGRFDRQIYVDLPNINEREEIFKVHIKPLKLAEDVNIKFLAQQTPGFSGADIANMCNEAALIAARNNQKAIHHQAFLDAVDRIVGGLEKKNKVITPKEKKTIAFHEAGHATVSWMLEHAAPLVKVTIVPRGQSLGAAWYLPAERMIVQTEQMLDEMCATLGGRAAEKIIFNKISTGALSDLEKVTKQARAMVTVYGLNEAVGNVTYYDSSGNDSFVKPYSEETAKKIDMEISKIIEGQYTRAIDLLEKHKEKLTVLAELLLEKEVIFKDDLEKIFGKRPFEIEETKKENVITVENKTEE, via the coding sequence ATGAGTGATTCTAAAAAAAACAAAACAAATACCCCTAAGTTTAAATTTAATTTTTATTGGGTATATGGCGCTATATTTGTGCTTTTATTAGCTTTTCAGTTTCTGAATTCTGGAGATCTAGCGTCTAAAAATATCTCGCGAAATAGATTTTCTGAGATTTTAAAAGAAAATGATATTTCAAAAATTGTCATTGAAAATAAAAACATAGCGCAAATCTTTTTAAAAGATGAAGCTTTAAAAAAAGAGGATTACAAAAAATTGGTTAATTCTGCTTTTTATAGGAAAGGAGCTCCTTTATTTTCTTACGATTTTGGTGATTTACAAAATTTTGAAAACCAAATTTCTGAAGCAAAGGCTAAATATAATTTGGACTTTGATGAAACTAACATAGAACGCACTAGCTTCATGGATACTGTTATTGGTTTTTTACCTTTTATAGTATTAATTGCTATTTGGTTATTCTTCATGAGAAGAATGTCGGGCGGAGCAGCAGGCTCTGGCGGAGGAGGTCAAATTTTTAACATTGGTAAATCCAAAGCAAAGTTATTTGATAAAGATACCAAAGTTAAAACAACTTTTGAAAATGTTGCTGGCTTAGAAGGGGCTAAAGAAGAGGTTCAAGAAATTGTAGATTTCTTAAAAAACCCTGAAAAATACACATCTCTAGGTGGTAAAATTCCTAAAGGTGCCTTGCTAGTAGGGCCTCCTGGAACTGGTAAAACTTTATTAGCAAAAGCAGTTGCTGGTGAAGCTGACGTTCCTTTTTTCTCTTTGTCTGGATCTGATTTTGTAGAAATGTTTGTAGGAGTTGGTGCTTCCCGTGTTAGAGATTTATTCAAACAAGCACAGCAAAAATCTCCTTCTATTATCTTTATAGATGAAATAGATGCAATTGGTAGAGCTCGTGGAAAAAACAGCATGACCGGAGGTAATGACGAACGTGAAAATACTTTAAATCAATTATTAACAGAAATGGATGGTTTTGGTACAGATACTAATGTAATTGTTTTAGCTGCAACAAACCGTGCTGATGTATTAGATAGTGCTTTAATGCGTGCCGGACGTTTCGATCGCCAAATCTATGTTGATCTTCCAAATATCAACGAACGTGAAGAAATTTTTAAAGTACATATCAAACCTTTAAAATTGGCTGAAGATGTAAATATTAAATTTTTAGCACAGCAAACACCTGGATTCTCTGGTGCTGATATTGCTAACATGTGTAATGAAGCTGCCTTAATTGCTGCAAGAAATAATCAAAAAGCAATTCATCACCAAGCTTTTTTAGATGCTGTTGATAGAATTGTAGGTGGTTTAGAAAAGAAAAATAAAGTAATTACTCCTAAGGAGAAAAAAACAATTGCTTTTCATGAAGCTGGACATGCTACTGTTAGCTGGATGCTAGAGCATGCTGCTCCACTTGTAAAGGTTACAATTGTTCCTAGAGGGCAATCTTTAGGAGCTGCTTGGTATCTACCTGCTGAGCGAATGATTGTTCAAACAGAACAAATGTTGGACGAAATGTGTGCTACCTTAGGAGGGCGCGCTGCTGAAAAAATTATTTTTAATAAGATTTCAACAGGAGCTCTAAGTGATCTGGAAAAGGTAACTAAACAAGCAAGAGCAATGGTTACTGTATATGGACTTAATGAGGCAGTTGGTAATGTTACTTATTATGACTCTTCAGGAAATGACTCCTTTGTAAAGCCCTACAGTGAAGAAACAGCTAAGAAAATTGATATGGAAATCTCTAAAATAATAGAGGGACAATACACTAGAGCTATTGATTTACTAGAAAAACATAAAGAAAAATTAACCGTTCTTGCAGAACTGTTATTAGAAAAAGAAGTTATTTTTAAAGATGATTTGGAAAAGATCTTTGGAAAAAGACCTTTTGAAATAGAAGAAACCAAAAAAGAAAACGTTATTACTGTAGAAAACAAAACAGAAGAATAG
- the rsfS gene encoding ribosome silencing factor: MIKKQASIDDLIAMIIKGIDDVKGEDIQLLDLREIENTVCDYFIVCSGNSNTQVNAISGSVQKTVSKELKDKPWHVEGEGNAEWVLMDYVNVVVHIFQKQVREFYDIESLWGDAKITSISPN, translated from the coding sequence ATGATAAAAAAACAAGCAAGCATAGATGATTTAATCGCTATGATTATAAAAGGGATAGATGATGTAAAGGGTGAAGACATCCAACTACTAGATTTAAGAGAAATTGAAAATACCGTATGTGATTACTTTATCGTTTGTTCAGGTAACTCTAACACACAAGTAAATGCCATTTCTGGCTCGGTACAAAAAACAGTTAGTAAAGAATTAAAAGATAAGCCTTGGCATGTTGAAGGTGAAGGCAATGCCGAATGGGTTTTAATGGATTACGTAAATGTTGTTGTACATATTTTCCAAAAACAGGTGCGCGAATTTTACGATATTGAAAGTTTATGGGGTGACGCCAAAATTACTTCTATTAGTCCTAACTAA